Part of the Lotus japonicus ecotype B-129 chromosome 6, LjGifu_v1.2 genome, gcctatcttcaagagtagatctgaggcgttccaaatagattttcttttcctcaggatcagggatagaattaatagctctgaagagaagatcttgttcattggtcaaagtgttgatggacaaggtattgacggaagatgatgattgagaatcatcattctgaatttgatttaggtcttcagagacctcagaatccgaaggattagattcttcttcatcagaagtttgaatgagaagattgttgatcttgtcttcaatttcaggttcaagatgaagctcagagattctcttcttgagtctgcaatacctgctaatatggcccggcttgccacagttgtagcaggtaacatcttttccttgagagggtctagtctcaggaggattctttggaatttgcgaagattggggttttgatctaggcttgggtttcctatgatcattcttgatagatctctttctccattgttgtttgggaggaggatcttgctttctgggtttaggtttcttgggacaaccttgaattccaaattgttcgcagaaagtacccaaatccctgcgattttgagacttctccttagtgagttgctgttggattttgtcatcctgacagattttgagagcaactctttgaatgatagctatgagctgtccataactaagggtgtgatatgggatttctccccccggattttggcttctaagtttctcacgaactttgtcgccaaaagatttaggaagaccagccaggaatttctctttccagaaggcttgttggctgtcttcacgggtgtaaactctGGTTAGGAAGGTATCTTTATACcacctgaaatcacccaaagatttgcacttaagattggacaaaagatcaccagatctgtccttgatgagggaaggatctccaacaaaatgttgggctatggtgaagattaaggagttgacggCATCAGGGATGAATTttccatcttccatgataggattaccttcttcatcagtcttgacagcagtcaagatctgatccttctcgtcttgagtgagataattatcccaccaacctttgagctggccacagaaaccagcaaccaagacttcaacgataagagattcaggacaattattggcggtaacataggcagtggctaccatagtcatattttggaggattttggtgataccatactcattttcaccatcaatgttccattcatagacattgttggcactgaagcttttgaagtttgaagattcttctaaaagaagatcaggagcagtagctctaggatagtagatcttggtttcttttctccactgattcttagaattgtgaatgacagtattgacaggaatacttttgatagattgaacgtcagattgtgtatcagaatcagactcaaccttaccatcttcaatattatttaaagaagtagaggtattacgagtagaagtacgagtttttggaggaggaggaacagtaatagtgggattagaaactgcttccggagtaggttccggagactcaggaggttccggagtctcaggaataacttgtttgagaagctgaagttgctctaccactttttggaggagctcattgtcagattccttttttgctcgaagagtttgagccgagtgtttggaacggctactgatttgaaaaggtttgaaaaggggtttctcaagttgacatcctttagggatatcaagattagaagaggaaggttcaatcttgaccttttcttttcctttcttggaagaggaatcctgtacttgggattctccaagaatttgaagatacttattggtgtaattggatcttctttctcttttcaccctgatactttgcaaagaaccattttctttgcttagtccatcggtcagagtagaaatctgctttgatactttctttgtcgatgacaaattcagtagtgattgctccaatgaaatccgAAGTTTCttcaggggtttctagagaagaatacgttggagataagttggattgatgatcttcatcacccttgtcataggtagtcttgacaggagtggtattgacatatccagccaaatggatagtagatccgtcatgtgagagggaaggtcgagcgctagactcaggctggttccttctagtcatagaaaaagattttctggacatggcagattggaaatcatttgaggatgtcctaatagatctagggatagagaaggaatttctcctatcaaagataagatctacttgaccagattggtgttggacgatttcacgaaactcaggagtttcaacaggttgggctggagtagccttttccaaagaccatttctctggaagggtgatatcactccattggatggttttgggaacaataacgtttgccttatcataatctgtaaggaaaagagttgtttctccggatttctcacaattggttcgcaagaaataagatttgatagagttcattaccttgtattgaaccctgtagatcaaagagattggtatggaatcttctttcatatcaaggccgtgaagcttgatatttaggaagagaacgtcaaggatgtttttgtcttccagactgacagttagatctggaaagcaattgaaaaagattggtccattactcaggctggtttcaaccgttcctaagagggagtcatggaattgattatgtctaatatccctaagacaaagaagaacagagatgtccagagacttcctagttaggggtttgagaccaacttgaacactacctatgtgaagatagttgaagttcttgctgatatgatctttgacgcttttctcagaaagcagatggatttcttcattatcagatctgagcttgtaggtttgctcaacggttttgatgatgaagtctgatcgtttgaaaaaggatccgtttggtttgtagatctcagcatgagagattttagggatttcccagttgtcgagatcttgattgatatcttcaaaatgaatttcttctttgaagacagatttggataattgattggattgatgaggatgatcgatagaagaagaagagggttgggaagatctgaaagaaagtttagaagagaaagagcgaagcatcatagAAGACAGATCTTCcttacccgtaagtatcatcgccatcacctggttctatagaaacagataaataaattagaaatataagttaggttctgcgttgttcttaatagttgagcagtatagatctggatcagacttaagccaccacaaaaagaaactaaacaaggacattaaaaatattcagaacttaataacatgtctgtagtatggccaatatagacttactgccacacagggacttactgccttcaacgcctccgctgcagagatgatcataagtctgaatagtaataatcctagaaggttttcagaagagctttcattttagtttagttcaaagtgtactatcagtccagatcccgaccatagtgcttaattatataagaacagaacagagaaataacttatatatatatatatatatatatattaaatctaAATAATTGGCTTTGTctattttcaaattattttaataagctTCTCAAATTAGTTTGTGAATAAATGCTTGTATAGTTAGTATAAGTGTTTAATGACAAAGTGTAAGATTTGGGATGTGTGGGTTGGCTTCTTCCGGGGGGCACTGGTTATTTGACCAGGGATGTGACCAAGGTTCCGTGATTGCAGTTGAATTAGGTTCGTGGGTTTCGTCGGCATGGAGGCGATTTGGTCTTAGGTTGTTGTTGATTTGAGGTTTCTCTAGTATCTTGGGGTGTGTGTTGGTGCTTTCCTTTGCTTCTTTTATTTCTGCTTGGTGAGGTAGAGCAGGCCGATGTTATACGGAGATTGGGGCAAGGGTGTACTGATGTTTGGTTTCAACTGTAGTTGTTCTTTGGTTCGTAGGCTTTGTAGTGCCCTTCAATGTTGGGGTGGGGCTCTGTTTATGTCGGATTTGCGTGGCTTTCTCCACTGCAGTCTGGTCCGGATGGAGTCCCCCTCCGGTTGCTTGCTTGGTGTGTGCCCCTTTTTTGGGTCTAGCTCTACGGCGTTGTTGGGCTTTTTGGGGAATGCTTTTCATTGGTTGGTGGTTTATCTTTTTGTTGTATTAATCACCTATTTTTCTTTGTATCATTTTGGGCTTTATTTCCAAAAAAACTTGTGATCCTCTAAAAAATAGATTAAAAATTTGATGCTACCCAATATATATCTTGCAATTTTATTTTCGGTCAGCATCTCGTTCATTGCAATACTGTGGGAAATGGGCCATTCTTGATATCATAATTCATACATAATGGAGAAATTCTTGGGTGGACACACACCCAACACATCACTCTTAAGCACAACTACTAATAAATTTACAcctaatcaaaataaaaacaaaactagAATTTATGAAAtcagtttttaaatttaatttccaaGTCAGATCCACGTTTCTCTCCCTTCTTTCTCTTCTGTTTCACGTTTCATCTTTCACCTTTCTTCTCTTTCACAGTATCATCTTCTTCTGGGCAACACTTTCAGATCTCCGTCCTCTCCACAGTCTCTCTGTCGTGCACTTTAAGATCTAATCGCCCCACCATCTCTTCCGTCTCCGACGTTGCATCGAACGCCCGTCGCATCTCCGTTCGCAGCATGCCACTCGTAACCCACTGTAGAATAGATGTGTTAGGATTTGTGGGAGTAAAAAATGAATGGTTGCCTCTCGATGACAAAGTTGTTCTCAATCTCACTCTTTGCCTCCCTCTCTTCTCTTGCTGCAAATCTGTTTTGGATAGAACAGTCAGTGCTACtctttttttgtgtgtgttcaAGACTGGTGCGTTTGATTTTTTCCCAAACGAGATTCAATTATGCCCATGTGCTGTTTTTCTACCATGAAACAAATTTTCGTCATTTTTGTGTGCATACAAGTCTTGGCATCCAAAAACTAAATTTGTGGAAAATGATGACAATATGCCATAGTTTTTTAGGCTCTATCGTAGGAGGCTTCGGTTTCTTATGATAAATTGTAACAAGCTAGTAGTGGCAACATGACTTGTGTTTCAACAAACTACCTCCATAATTTTTGTTTAGGACTAGGTTTATTACGTTTCAGCACATATTTGTTATTATATTCATATGGAATTATGGGTGAATTGGCTGTGGGAAGCTAACAAAACAGGggattttaaaagaaaatgataatgaagaaacaagaaatCACTGTTAAAACCAAGTGAGAATGAATGTTATATCAAGCTAAAGAAACAAAGTGAAATTACACAGGAACAAAAACATCTCTATCAGAAACAAGTTTTGTGTATCGGAATAACTGCATCAAAATTGACACTACATCAAAAGTAATTGCACCAACATTCTTCTCCAACGGCACCAAAATTCTTCTACAGGCTGACAAAGGATTTCTACCAAAATTTAACACTGCACCAAAACTAACAGCACCAAAATATCAACAGGTTGACAAAGGATTTCCACCAAAATTGACTTTCCACCAAAACTAACTGCACCAAAATATCAACAAGCTGACAAAGGATTCCAACTGCATAAAAATTCTTCTCCAACTGCATTATCACTTATGGGGCCTTCTAAGTGCTTTGCAAACCTGCATAAGCCAATATAAGTGCATCAAAATCAATACTTGTCCAGTCACATATTCAACACTtggaaaatagaaaaaatagctaaaaataaaaacaagccATAATCATAGTATACTTACAACTATTCGTTAATTTTTTCTGGTTCCTTCTCTATCTTGGCAAGTAAAATTTGGGGGGAACCAATCCTAACTTAAATAATCAGTAGTGCACGCTCCTTGTAACATGCTAGTGAATGACATTGGTCAAACGTGATTCTTGATCTAACTGCACACTATAGTAGAACATGGAATCTTGTGCTTGCCTATTTTGCAACTCATTCACTAAAGATTGGGCATCTCCAGCTTCAATTGATTTCATCTTTTCAACATAGACATAATTATGCATATCTTTCATTGTTATGCCTACCTTATCATACCCACCAACCTCTTCCCCTAAGTAGCTCcaaatatttttaacttttataCCGGCACTCACCATCAACTTTATGATACCTCCTTTAGCTTCTGTCACTTTTCTCATAGAGCGTAACAAATGTCTTTGCTCAGGTGGCACAAAGTCATGGTTGTGATCCACTACCAACTTTGTAATTTTCCATTCTCCATCCTTGCTCACATTACATCGCACCATGGCTTTGCAATCTGCTCTTTCATAAGCTACTTCACCACTAGGTTCGTTGTTCTTAAACCCTTGTTTAGAACAATAAAAGTCTTTCAAACGTATATTCTTTTTCTCATTGTCATGATACAACGTCCTCCCTTTTCTTACACTAAAACCCAATTTGAAAGCATGCATGTTCTTGGTATAAATTATATGCTTCTTCTTGGCTATACACAACTTGACCAACAAAAATTTCTTTTGACTCATCTATTTCAAGTGGTTGACATCCATTATCCTCCATATTTTTCCTAGAGACAAAATCATAATAACTATTAACTTTATAGAACCTAAACATTATTCAAAAGTGAAAATGTAGGAAATGCTTACTTGGTTACGTTAATCACAAAATTGCAGACAAGAACTTGTATCTTTGGATCCTGGGTGGGAAAGATTGAGAAGAAGTAttaagaagaaagtcagaatgaATTGGAAACATACCAAACAAAGGTGTGAAATAACAAATCTGTTATTGGAAGACTGCCGGTAAGAAACGGTCCGTCGATGGAAATGAGAAGACACAAAAGCAGTTGTTGTCGTcagtaaagaggaaaaacaTGAGAAGTGAGGTCGAATGAGGAGAAACAGGGGCATGGAGGCAGAAACCGCAAATGAGAAGTTAGAGAGACCCgccttttctttttcatattttacaGGATTGGcattattactccctccggtcctatttataagcaacaaaaaaaaaattcacataatttaagaaatgtagttaaactagataaaatgcattaaatttgtcttaaatcaaaataaactttcaaaattaccctttattattagtgttggaaagtgggaaagagagagaataattaatgagacacattttacaagttataattaataagggcatcattggaaaaaattaattaatatagctcaaactttcatttagttcttataaaaaggaccaagatttttcttctctttcatgcttataaataggaccggagggagtattagttttgtttttattttgattaggTATAAATTTATTAGTGGTTGTGCTTAAGAGTGATGTGTTGGGTGTGTGTCCACCCAAGAATTTCTCTACATAATGAACAATCTAATAACAACATCAAACTGGAGGCAATTGTAAGAGACTCAATCAACAATCTAATAATAATTGACATAATTGGTCATCATACATAATCACAATGCCAGATGACAGAGAACTACCAAGTATCACTCAAAGAAAATGGcctaaaaactaaaacaaaagagAATCATCAAAACAATGAAACTGAAAACACCTTCATCACATTCCCATAACAAATCATTGTGGAGGGCAAAATGTGATGACATAACGAGATGCCTTGTTACAAGTCTTAAGCCCTGCTGCATCATCATAAGGGTAGCTATAAGCATGAGGGCAAACAGTCTTGAAGAGACGAGAAAACACTGTTGGCTTGCAGGTTTTTGGGTTAGCAAACTCCCCAGTGCAGCAATACCTATCTGATCTTGCAGCTAAACAAGCACTCTTGCACCCCACCACCTTCCCCTGCCTCTCCACAATCAGTGAAGCAGGGCAACAAACATTCAAGTCTTCCTCACACGCCGCAACACCGCACCCTAACGGAACCAGGAAAAATTAGTAAGTGAGCAAAAATTTAACACATTAATCAAATTCAACAACAGCTAATAGAAAGTGGCAATGTATCAATTTTTAGAGGGCAGTACTATTATTGACTCATTTTTCTAAATTCACTGCACTCATAGCTTCATAGCCTTCTAATCAAGATCAAACATAAAATCTAATTTCAAGTTCAGTCTCTTTGAATCTTAGCCCTTTGGTTTTAATAAAGGATTATAGAGCATGACTGAAGTGAATTTAGGAAAATTTAACAAGCATGATTAAACAATTTAACGAGCAGATATAACACTTGAATACTGATTGCGTCAACCGTTTTAGATGTACCTCGGCTGCTCGCTgcaccgccaccgccgccaacaGGCCTCATGGACACCGGAAGGTTAAACCCTTCAACCAAGCTAACATCATAGAAATGCAACGGTGACTGAGAAGTTCCAAGGGTCATTTCCACAAGGGTAGCAGGGGGGACTCCACCAATTCCCCTGCATTTCAAGAGGCCTCCACAATCTCCTGTTTGGCAAGAGCCTTTTCCTGTTTGTTCATCAAAGCAGCACCCTTGTCTGCCCCAGATTCTCCCTGCCCAGCCCTCAGGGACTTGGAGAACAACCTCTTCGCCGCTCGCGAGGTGAAAACCGCCGTCTTTCGGAGAAGGGAGCCCTGCATTGCCAAGAATTCCAGGCCACACACTCTCTTTGCAGTTGTTCACTATTATAAGCTGTGTTCCATCTGTATCATAACACACAAAGGTACTAAGCAAAAAATATTGTTAACACCTAGAGAGAAATATAATATGTGATATGACAGGAAAAGAAGATCGAGTACTGGTTAGTGAGATGGAGACTAGAATGGAGAGGAAAACGAAGTGATGGAAAGAAGGAGCCATTGGGTTTAGAAATGTGGAAACGTTTGTGTGCTGTTTGGGTTGTTCCTTAGAGTGGAAGTGAAGGTATGAATGGCTTTTATCATGGTGGTACAGGGGAATGAGGTTCCTTGTTTGTAGCCATTTTCTACATAACGCTTGGAAACTGTTTGGTAATGCAGAAACTGGGAGCTCTTTCGTCGCTTTCCACTAACCTTACCACTCCTATATTTTCTCCATTACttgtttatttcttttattgtatttttaattcGAGATAGACTATTCTTAATTTGTGATTTTTGCTTCAAAAACAAAAGACCGTGAAGAGGAAAAGCTAAATAAAATCGTTTTTGCTGCTCTTAAGTCTTATTTTTTCAGTTAGAGAACTGTTATTtatcacaaaaaaaattgattaatgaAGTTTAATACGAAAATTTAAACGGGAGAAAATGAATTTTGATAGTCAATGTGCACGTTCATGGTCACACTCTACTAGCTAATGGTGTCAGCTTTCAAAGAAAAAACTTTATCAAAATCGTCTTCTGGTAATTTCCCTTTTAGCCTCATCCTAATTTATCATGGAATAAATTGCTtcgctttttttttataaagaatAAAAACGAAAAATAAACTACACTAAACCGGCACAACAATGCATATCAGAAGAAGCAAGAAGACGGTACATTTTTGTTCTGGTATATAGATTGGCTTGGACGGGGAGAGTTTTTTATCGGATATCGTTTGTTCATATTTGGAATACTATGTTGAAGGTTTCAGATTTATGGGGAGATGGTCAGTGATACTTTATGGAGCTGCATACAATACTGTCCTAGATGAGATAACGCAAGTTGTTATGCCTTCTAATCCTTCGGGTGCAGATGTGATCCTTTGGAAAGCTTCACACGATGGATACTATTCTAGGACATCCTCCTATGATTTGCTTGCTAGAACTCTAAACTATAATTAAGGGAATCCACCATCCTATTGGCACAGTGTTTGGAAGTGCAAAGTGCcggaaaaaaatcatttttttcctAGCTTGTTCTTAAGGAGGCTCTAGCCACAAATGCCAAACGACACCGAAATCATCTCAGTAATTCAACAGCTTGTCCCTGTTGTCTCCTGTGAGGTCGAAGACATCATCTGTTTCGGATTTGCCCGGCTTCTTCCTCCCTCTGCTCTCACTTCCTTTGATACTGTTAACACCAAAATTTACAGGTTTGGAAATTAATCATTGAGATATGGTGTACATGGATGCATGGTAtgttttagtttaatttttacCCTTTACAaccaaattattattattttcctaTATTGGTCGAAAAATGGTATTGTCACTGGGTCGAAACTCATTTGACAAACTCATTATATCAAAGTGGTCGAAATATGATATTGGCATTGGGTCGAGAATCATGTGGCACATATTTAAATTGCTAAATGATGGTTGAAGTTATATGGTCATATATTAGATTAGTATTTCGACCAAGTAGTATTTGTTAAAGTGGAAAAATATGGCATCATGTTAATGCCAAGTTCAAAGGGAAAACAACGTGGCAGCATGCATGGTGAATTCAATCAGCTTCTTGATTTATTAAAGACTAGTTACATTCAGAGGAGAACTCCACTAACAACTAGGTGGCTTGCTTCGACACATATTGGCTCAAGGTGATAAGAGAAGAATATCAATTTTGACATCAGAGACGAAATGCAAGTGTTGGAAGCAAAGTGGAACTTACTAGAATAAGCCGTTAGTGGAAATTACTAGTGGGCTTAAGcagtttattttaaataaacacaTGTCTATTAGTAGTGGGTTAGTGGCTATTGAAGTGGAATAGAGAGAAATGTGGCAGTTACTTACTGAAGATGCAACGTGGACGTGGCTTGGAAAATGGAAGTGGTTGcaagttattttatttgtaattatgcCAAGTGTATGGCTCTAGTGTAGGGAGTTATTTTCTAGGATTTAATCTCTACCGTAGGATCTAGTTGCAGTTTCATTCCAAGTTCTATAAGTAGCAAATCTGATTGTAAAATTACTCAGACTCACACAACTACTCAAAACTCTCCATGGATGCCTCCAAGTCTCATGTGACATATGGCTACAAAGAGACTAAGAGTGTGCTGTGATTCTcacctttaattttcaatgcaatttcatttcctttgccattttgatttccttttactttttgttcctctttttcctttcgaTCCTctactctttttcccttttgttcataccgttcttcacaaaaacccaaccttgacatttaaaacgtcttcactaaagaacccagaaaggactccgaatccggtccttaaattgcttttggattctatttgtttaccaaaattcaGCGTAAACAGATACTTCCCTCAACTGCAGTTAATGAACCGTTCTAAGACTAGCTTTCCAAGATACTTTTAGAGAGGCATAACACGCTTGTGGTGGTTGTATAGTGGCGGTCTTAGAAGTTGAGAAACAACCATATCTTTGAGGAGAGACCTTGAGATATCAGTTACGTGCTGCGACAAATTCTTCTAGATATTCACAATTGGTGGTGTTGGGCATTAGCCACACGAAATTCGCTAAGCCTCCGACACATGACACATGCACAACCTTCTCCATTTGCGTCGCGGTGTTCACAATGCAGATTGCGGTGGATGGAAGTTGGAATCCTTTGGAGAGGAAGATGGGATGTGGCGCGGTTCTTCGCGATGGGCTGGACATTGAGTTTCAGGAGTGGCAGTTAGCTATGTCCACGACAATGCATTCTTGGCAGAAATTGTGGCAGTGGAATTGGGATTGAAACATGGCTGGGAACTTGGGTTTAAGAACATTTTTCCACCTCTGATTGTTTAAACGTGGTTGAGGTCCTCTAGAGTCGTGGAGATGTAGCTACTTTATGTGCCCGAGGCACAATTTGGTAGAGTTAGAGCGATGTTGGATTCATACCGATATGTTTTTATTGTCCACATTTCCGAAGATAAAAACCACACGACATACTATTGGCTCAACAAGCTAATCGGGATGGAACACAATGACGTGTTTGGAATCAATCTCATCTAGTTTGATTGTATCCTTGTATCATGACGTCATAGTGTggttttgtagttttttttttcctttttgtatGTAAAAAAATCTCATGAATTAATTTTTACATTGAAGCCAATTGGTATTCAAACAAGGTTTAAATAAAAGTTGAAATTAActaagctatgagaaaaagCTTGAATTAgtgtgattaaaaaaattagggCTAAAAGTAAGATAACACTTGACAAGTAGAAATTCatagaaataaaaattatacaagCAGCGGCGTCCAGCTCTGGAGAAGAGGATCGGCAGAAATTTCGGTTTTTCCATTCCGTGTGGCGAAAAAAACCGGTCCGGCGCCGAAACCGGATCCATTCAAAGGCAACTCAACCGGATACTCTCTTTACCCTAACCGGTCCATCCAGTTACATCACCACGGTTCTCTTCT contains:
- the LOC130724910 gene encoding thaumatin-like protein, encoding MAPSFHHFVFLSILVSISLTNGTQLIIVNNCKESVWPGILGNAGLPSPKDGGFHLASGEEVVLQVPEGWAGRIWGRQGCCFDEQTGKGSCQTGDCGGLLKCRGIGGVPPATLVEMTLGTSQSPLHFYDVSLVEGFNLPVSMRPVGGGGGCGVAACEEDLNVCCPASLIVERQGKVVGCKSACLAARSDRYCCTGEFANPKTCKPTVFSRLFKTVCPHAYSYPYDDAAGLKTCNKASRYVITFCPPQ
- the LOC130724909 gene encoding protein FAR1-RELATED SEQUENCE 5-like; this encodes MHAFKLGFSVRKGRTLYHDNEKKNIRLKDFYCSKQGFKNNEPSGEVAYERADCKAMVRCNVSKDGEWKITKLVVDHNHDFVPPEQRHLLRSMRKVTEAKGGIIKLMVSAGIKVKNIWSYLGEEVGGYDKVGITMKDMHNYVYVEKMKSIEAGDAQSLVNELQNRQAQDSMFYYSVQLDQESRLTNVIH